DNA sequence from the uncultured Ilyobacter sp. genome:
TCAAAATCTTCTGACAATAATTTTAAGTTTAGAGAACCGGTATCCAATATGTTAACAAATTCTTTTATCAGAAAACTATTGTAGTAAACATATTTATAATTCTCTCTTCTCAAATTAGCCATTTGTTTTATGAAATCAAAATTATTTAGATTTAACTTTAATAAATAAGTTGAATTTACAACATTTGTTTTTTTCATAAGTAAATAAGTCCCTTTATCTTCTGTTATAAGCTGATAGCCCAATCTTATTGATAGATAAATTGCATTTATTTCAAGTCTTCCAATAAATTTAACAAGACTTTCTTCGGTAATTTCATCTATTCTAAATGGTTTTATTGATTCTTTATCAGGAATTATACTTTCTTCAGGAAATTTCAATAAAAAAGAGTATATTTCTTCCCAATATTCTTCCAATCTTTTATAATCATTCTCAGTTAAACTCTCAATACTTAAATAATCAATTTCTTTATTATAAACAATAGAGTCTTTATTTATAATACTCCTAGTATTTTCATATAAATGTCTTACATATGCTATAACACTGTTTTGGATATATACATTATTAAAATTATATATTTTTTCCAATAAGTTCAATTTTTTTAATAAAATTATTGATGATATCGTCAATATTTTAGGAGAATCAGACGGTCTATTTTCTACAAAGAACCCACTTTTTTTTTCAAAAAATATATTCATTATATCAGGATAATAATAATACTCTTTCTTTGCTAAACAATATAAAGAACTAAGTTCATCTTCTTTCATATAATCTGATATTAAATCATTGTGGTCATTCTTTATTATCATTTCCTTTATGTGCTTTATTTGTTCTTCAGTAGTTCCTGAAAAACTTTTCATATTACTAAAGTCCTTTACAAAAAAGTCTAATAAATAATGTATCAAGGAATAACTTTGGGAGTTTTCTTTTCTTGAAAGAATTAATAAATGTCCACTGTCTATTGAATTTAAACTTAATTTTTCTTTTAAAACCACGCTAATATTATAAAGATTTGAACAAAATTTTTTATTTTCAAATAAAATAAAATTATTTGTCAGTTTTAATTTAGATTTTTTGAATTTTTTATTTTGTATCAGCTCTCCCCATAAAAACTCTAATAAATCAATTTCTTTTTCAGTTATCTGGTCAAAATTTTCTAAAAGAATTTTATTTAAATAAGCAATTTCATCGTATTCTTCAATTTTGATACTAAAAATAGAAAATATTATAGCTTGTTCTAAATCCAACGTATCTCTATTTTCACTTAAAAAGTTCCAAGCTTTTTTTACTTCATTCTTATAATCATCATATAATTCATCTTTTAAAATTGCTTTTAAAAGATTAAAAGATAATCGAATGTTTTTTTCTTTATGCCAGATGCAATTTAAAAACCTTATATAGCTATTAATATCACCAAAAAAATAAAAAGAATCTGCTATCATAAGATAGTCATCTTTAGGTATAATTGTTTCAAATTTTTTGATGTAATCTTTAAAATGAATATACCCTGTGTTTTCATTTTCTATCAATAATATTAATGCATCATGAATAATTCCTGTATACATTTTAAAATATTTATCTATCAACAAAAAAAACACATCATACTGGCCTATCTTTAATAATAATTTTATTGATTTTTTAAGTGAAAATAAATTTAACTCTTCTTCTTTAATATACTTTAGATAATTATATATTCTATTTTTATTGATTTTTTCCTTAAAATTTTCAAATAACACTTCTAAATATAACGTCTGGCAATTTATATCTTTTTCTTTTTCAAGCTTTTCTAAAACAGTATAATTTTTTAAATTTAGGTTGGAATGATAATAATAATATTTTACCGTTTTAGAACTTGAATTTATTAATTTGCTTTCATAAATAATTGACAGAATTTCATCGTATTGTGCTTCTTTATTAAGGATATAAAAAAGATAATCTAATAATATAGAATCTTTTTCCCCAGAAGATAAATATTTATCTAGAATTTCTTTTTTAAAGCTCAAACCTTTTTTTGTGTAATAAGCTATTAATAGTTCCTCATTTAAATAATCAAGATTTTCTTGCGCTATTTTCAAGAACTGGTCTTCTTTTTTTAAAATTTCTTTAATAAATAAATATATAATTATAAAATTTATTTTTAATTTCTCATCATATGCATCAATCTGTGTGAAAATCTTATCTAAAACTTCCTCAGCATCTATAAAATCAAGCATATATTTTTCAATATTTTTACCATCTGAATATAGATTCAAAGGATTACATAAAATTTTAAGGTACATACCTACTTTTTTAAAAGGATATCCCTGGCATTGCTCTAAAAGTATTTCTTTAGAATACTTGTACTTTTCAAAACTTTGTTCTAAGTCTAAATGATCTTTAGATGTTAAAGAATAATAAAAAGCTTTAATTTTTTTGAACTTTTCATCATTCAATTCAAAATCATTTAATTCATTTAATTTTTCTTCTAATTTTTTTATTTCACCTGTATTTATTAGGTACACTAGTTCCGCATATTTTTTATTTATATTACTTGTAACCATAAAGTGGTTTACTAATTTTATATAATTCTTATAATCTTTTTCAACAGAAAATAAAATTAATTGTAGTTCTTTTAACCTGTCGTCTTTTTTTTCAAGCACGCTACATATATATTCTATAATTTGTTTTAGATCTTCTATTCTCCCTAATTCAAAATAGAAATTAGCTTTTGTTAATAAAATTTCGTATATAATATTTTTATTAAAATTGTTTTGTTCATAGAGAACATCTAATTCATAAAAAGACTTGTTTATTTCTCCAGAAAAAAATGATTCTTCAATCTTTTTTAAATGTTGTTTTATATTATTTAAATTTTCAGAATAAACCGTTTGTTTTGATATATTAATTAAAGAAAAAAATGATTTAAAAATATTATTCATAAACCATCTATTCCTTATCTTGTGAATTTTGATTAACTATATTTATTAAAGAAAAAAAGCTCCAAAATGAATTACATTTACTTTTATCAATAATCCCTAATTTAATTGATTTTTTATAGACATACACTGTTCCTGTAGCAACTCCACCTACTAAACCAATTATTAAACTAATAATGCTCGACCAACTTCCAAAATCACTTAAATTCAATATTCTTCCCCCATATTATGAAATTTAAAACCTCTTCTCAGAAATGACCTTCAATACTCGTCCCTCTATTTTCAGGCCCTCTATCTGCTCATCCATGATATATTTATCAGGATATTTAGCATTATAGCTTTTAAGTACCACTATGTTTTCTGCCGGACATTCTATTTTTTTTATTAAAGTTTCATCTCCATAGGTTACTACATATACTTTCCCAGAAATATAATCATTTTCCATTGGATCCACAAGAGCAAAATCTCCCTCATTAATTTCCGGTGTCATAGAATCTCCAGCCACTTCTACTAAAAAGGAATTTTTACTAAATCCGTTTGCTATGACTCTTTTGGTATAGATGATATTATCAAGATTTATATACCCGTCACCTGCAGCAGCTTTACCATATACAGGCAATTCACAAATTGATAAATCCACGATTCTTCCATTGCTCTTTATTTCCCTTTCATTTTCCAAATACCCTACTATTCTATATAACTCCTTATAATCTTTACCTAGAGCCTCTGCCAGTTGTTTTAGAAAAAATGGATTTATCTTTAAAATTTTTCCACTTTCTAGTCTGGAAAGAATTGTCTTTTGTAATCCGGCTTTTAAGGCCAATTGATTTAAACCTATTCCTCTAGCCTCTCTATTTTGTTTTATGTATAATGCCAGTTTATTTCTATTTTTTTCTTCTACAATAAATTCAGACATAAACACTCTCCCTTCATATGAAATTTTACTAGATAAAGTCACATATGTGAACGCCACAAAATAAAAACTGTTGACATTTGTGCCCACAAAAGGTAAAATTCTAGTGTTAACAAATGTAAACAAAACTTGGAGGTGAAAAATTTGTTAAATGAAATTAAAATTAAAACCATAAAAAACGGAATAACTATGGCAGATTTATCTAAAAAACTTGGTATTTCTAGGGAATATATGTACCGTAAAATCAAATCAGGGGACACTAAAATTTTAGAAAAAATTAAAAAAATTTTGGACTGATCAGACACAAACGTGCACACAGTTGATTATATCCTAAATTTGAAGAGGACATTTAATTTAAGAGGGGAGGCTTAAAATGGCAAGATTAGAATCGGCCAGCTCATTAGAACTGGAAAGAAGTATGAATATGCAGTCTAGAATCATGACCCTGAGAGAGCATCTTAGACATGAAAGGGTAATCGATTCCTTAGATGATGAGAGAAGAGAAAGGAGGTTCAATCTCGATAAATGGAACGAAGATATGCAAAAGAACTTTTCTAGAATTAGAAAACATATTTTACAGAATGTCCCTCTGGAAGATCTGAGATCTGAGCTCGAAAAACTGGATAAAAAAGAAGACGAGTTCAATTCCATTTACCAAAAGGATGTCAAAGAAGTCCAGGAGCAAGAGCTCCACTATGAGGAACTCAATGACAAACTGATACTTTGGATTTTAAACCTGATTGACCAATACGAAATTAACCTCAGAGATGAAAACTCCAATACAGAAAGAAAATCAATCGAAGAGAACCGTTTGAGAAAAAAGGAGGCATCTAAATGTCAAAACAAAAATACACCATAGCAGACGTCCAGCAGGAAAAACTAATTGAATATGACCTGGATATCAAAGATGCTTTCATACTTACTTATCTCAAAGAAATTTTTCAAGTAAAGAAAATCATAGAAAAAGTGATAGAAGGCCAAAGATATATTTGGGTAGATTATCAGAAGCTTATCTCATACCTGCCAGTATTAAAGATATCCAGTGAAGAAGTTATAGGTAGAAGAATGTCCAAATATGAAAAACTTGGCCTTATAAAGCGACATCTTCATAGAAGCCTTTCTTACGGGACCTACACCTTTTTCTCCTTAGATAGCAAATTCAACTCTCTATTTGAAATAGAAAAAACAGAGTATGAAGATATTGATTTAGAAAAAATAAAAAAACAAATGGGTCTTATTTCTCCGCAGTCGACTTTTCAGTCGGGTGGTTTTGACTCAAAAGTCGAGTCTCAATCGACTCAAAAGTCGAGACATAATACTCCTACTAATAATACTCCCATACAAGATAAAAGCAGTAGCATACCTGCTGCTCTTTCTGATGAATTTGAAAAAAAACTAAAGAATCTCCTTCCAAACTTTAGTATTCAGCACCTAAATAAAAATTCTATAAAAAACATAAAAAAATATTCCAAAGGAGATATAAGCCAAGTCGAAAAAGTCCTGAAATTCATGCACCTAAAAAACAAAAGTATGACCCCTGATATCCTGGTGGCCATCCTGAGAGACGGAGACCATACGAAGCCTGAAAGCATTAAACCAAAGGAAATCAAGAGGAACGATAAAATCAAATTCATGTCCGAAAAACTCGGAGAAAAAGAAATAAAGAGGCTTAGAAACCTTGTGATTAACGACATCGGTTTTGAAGGAGAATACGTAGAAAGAGAGCTAGGGAATGTCCTCTGTAAAAAATATAACGAGCTTATGAAGGAGGGAAGTCTCAATGTTTCATAGAGAACTGTCTAGAGCTCTAAAAAATATTCACGTATCCAGGGCCATAAGCAGCCTGCCATATAAATCATCCGAATATATTGAGTTTCTTGAGATTTTTACACACAAATATGGGATAGATACAGTAAAGGCAGCACTCAACGAGCTCTATTACTACAAATACAATATTGCAGATATAAAGCGGTTAACTGCTGCCAAAATCATAAAGAATTACAGTATCTAGCTACCGTCCAAAGCATGTTAGATAGTAATTCAACTAAGAGTATATCATAAAATTCAGACTTGTATTTAAAAAATGGGGAGTTCCAAAAATATTATCAAAAGCGAGTTGTTGCTTTATGAAAAAATGCCCTCAGTGCTCTCACAAGAATGGACACTACTCTTCGAAACCGACCTATGATGGCAAGTTCAAGAGATATTACAAATGTCCAAGGTGTGGAGCCAGATATATCACTCATTACGAAGTCAAAGAAATCATTCTAAAAATAGATGGGAAAGAGGTCTAAGGAGGTTATTATGAAAAAACATTATCTTCCAAATGGAAAAATACAGGTAACTTTAAATATTTTTAATAAGATTCATACCTTTGAGGCACTCAATGAGCAGGAGATTACTGCCAAACTTATAGCCATTGAAAACAGGAGAGCCTCCTAATGAAAAATTTAGTGGCATGGTTAAAAAGAATTTTAAAAATAAAAATCAAGATAAAGTAGCTATAAAATTGGAGGTGAATAAAATGAAATCAGAATTAAATAAAAAAGACAGTGTAAAACTGGCAATTTTGAAAATAAAAGAGCTCAGAAAAAAATTAGAAATAAAAGGAATTATGTATGAATAAAATTGCTGTAAAATACACAAGAGTATCTACCAATCAACAGGATGCTAGAGGTTCAAAAGCTGAGCAGGATAAGCATATAGAAAAATTTGCAGAAAAAGAAAACTACCTAGTCATTGAAACTTTTACAGATACAGATCATGGAGATAAAGATAACAGAATTGGCCTTGAAGATCTTAAAAGTTATCTTAGACTTAACCAATCCATAAAATATGTTCTTGTCTATCATTCCGACAGATTTACAAGAGAATTCAGGAATGGAATGAGAGATCTTTTTTATCTGGAGGAGCTGGGTGTGACTCTTATCTCAGCCTTAGAAGGTGTGGTAAAGGTAGACGGTACTTATGACAGTCTGCCTTCCCTGGTAAGACTCATTGGGGCTCAGGAGGACAAAGCAAAAATAGTAAAAAAGGTCACTGACAATATGTACAATTATGCTAAAACCAATAGGTACTTAGGCGGCAGTGTCCTCCCATGGCTAAAAGTCATCAAGGGAGATATTAGCGGAGTTAGATGCAAAATTATGGTAAAGAATGAAGATACATGGAGATTCTACAGAAAAGTATTATTAGATGTTATAAGATACAGAAATATTGCCAAAAGTGCTAGTGTTAATAATATAAATGCAGTCACTCTAGCCAGTTGGCTTAGTATGCCGGAACTAATAGGCCTGAGGACTTTTGGTAAGAAAGGTAAACTCAATAAAAATCACAACAAAGGAAGAAGAAAAGAATATTTTACCACTGACACACCAGTTCTCCCGGCACTTCTGAGCAAAGAAGAATACTCTAAAATACAGGAAGTCAGAAAAGGAAATCGTTTAAAATCAAAGGAAGATATTCATCAATATATTTATACTCATATCACATTTTGCAAATGTGGTGGCAAATTTGCAGGGAATGCCTTTAGAAATAAAAATAAAATTTATACTTACTATAAATGTGAAGGCTGCAACATAAGATACAGTTCCGATCATTTAGAAAAAATAATTTCTGAGGAAATTTTAAATCACCCACATTTGCAAATGATTAATGACTATGAATTTAGACTTGCCGATATTATCGACGATATCACAGAACAAAAAAAGATATTAAATAAAAAAGAAGAATCAGAAAAAGCTGTACTTTCTCTGGTCATAGAAGGACTCGTTTCAAAGGAAGTGGCAAAAGAGCAGCTTCAAGAACTAAGAAAAGAAACTCATAAAATAAAAAAAGACATCAAAGAAAAAGAACAACTCCTCAGTGATGAGCAAAAAAAAGAAATAACTGAAGACCATATAGAAATACTTAGATTCTTTTTAAGAAACATAACTAAAGATTTAATACCAGATTTAAGAGAAATATTAAATTTACTCATAAGAAGAATAAAAATAATTGATTTAGAAAATATAGAGATAAAATTTTAAAAGCACAAGACTAAAATCTTGTGCTTTTTTATAAAAAAGTATTAAGTTTGAGGGTAATCACTGGCGCCCCCAGCAGGAATCGAACCCACAACCCTCTGATCCGAAGTCAGATGCTCTATCCAATTGAGCTATAGAGGCACGCCCCTATACTATCATATTTCCATAACTATTTCAACTGTAATTCTCCTCTATACCCCATTCTTTTTACTTTCTGATCGGCTAGAGTCCTGATTTCTTCAAAAAATCCTCCATAGTATAGAGTCCCCCATCATATTCAACTATAGGAGCCATCATGATCTTGGCTTTTATAGCCACTCTTCTTAGTTCATTCATATCCTCTATATACTGAAATTCCGTTCCCTTCACCTCTAAAATACCTTTTAGCTCCTTACATCTAGAGCAGCCTGCCTTTCCGTACACCTTTATCATACCTGCCTCCTCTTTTATCACTATTATTCATTTATTATTAGACATAAAACTCTCTATCCTTCTGTATTTCCCAAAATATCCCTCATATATCTTTTGAACCCTTCCGAGTCAAATCCAACTGCTACTTTTGTCCTTTGACCACTTTTATGAACTTTTGTTTCACCTCTTTTTTCACCTTCGGTAGAAATCAAGATAGGGTGATTTTCAAATGTAAATAATTCAGTCTCAGTAGAAGCTATGAGGGCTATTGAATCATGTAAAACTACAAAGTCTTTTCCGTGAGAATCTCTTATTCTAAACATGGAATCAAAAACCTCTACCGTCATTGATGACCACTTTGTATTTTTTCCTCTGAGAAAATCAAGGTCATTTTTTTGAAACTTTGCCCTCATGGTGGCGTCTAGTCCTATCATAGTTACAGGAACTTCAGAAGAAAATACAACCTGTGCCGCCTCAGGGTCTGCATATATATTAAACTCTGCAAAGGAGGTCACATTTCCGCCAGATAAAGATCCACCCATTACTGTTATTCCCCTGATATCTTTTTTTATTTGGGGATACTTTATTAAAAGAGAAGCCACATTGGTAAGAGGTCCAACTGCTGCTATTATTATCTCACCGGGATTTTCTACTATAGTCTTGGCCATAAATTCCGTTGCATGAATATTTTTACAAGAAACTGGGGATCTCTCTAAAATCAAATCCCCTATACCACTCTCTCCATGAAAATCTTCGGCAGTATGCAGCTCTTTTTTGAGAGGTTTCTTTTCACCCATATAAACCCCTATATCTTCCCTTCCGATACTATAGAGGATATCTAGGGTATTCCTAGTGGTATATTTGAGATTCACATTACCTGCCACAGTTGTTATCCCCATGAGATCAACGTTTTTGTCAGCCACTGCATTTATTATCGCCACAGCGTCGTCTAGACCTGTATCACAGTCTAGTATTATTTTCTTCATCCTATCCTCCTAAATATACTTTTCATAAAATTTAAATATGAAAAAACCGGATCTACTCCGGTTTAATCAAGGTGAGACGTATCTGAAAACTTTTCTATATTAAATTCATTATTTTTGTAACTCACAATGGTTACGCTGGTATTTTCAGGTACAGGATCATTCCAGTATTTATCTAGACCATGTTTCCATATATGACTGAATATCATTTTCAGAGTCATTCCGTGGCTCACCACAAGAAATTTTCCTCCTTCAGGATGATTAACCACCAAATTTTTCATGAAATCCATGATTCTTTTGTCAACATCCTGAAATCTTTCTCCTCTGAAAGGTTCGGGATTATAGCTCAGAGGATCATTCCAAAGGTTGTCATAGGCTTCAGGCTGCAAGGCCTTGAATTCGGTCTTAGGTATCCCCTCCATATCTCCGAAAGACATCTCTTTCAGATCATCAACAATATAAAAAGGTTCATCTCTGTGGCCCCTTAGTATCTCTGCAGTTTCCGCCGCCCTCCTTAAAGGGCTTGTGTATATCCCTTGGAAATGAATTCCCTCTAGTTTATCTCTCAGTTTATAGGCCTGTTCTTTTCCCTTCTCAGTAAGATGTGAGTTTTTGCTTCCCTGAAGAATCCCCTTTAGGTTCCATTCAGTCTCACCGTGCCTCACAAAATATATTTCAAACATTG
Encoded proteins:
- a CDS encoding LexA family transcriptional regulator translates to MSEFIVEEKNRNKLALYIKQNREARGIGLNQLALKAGLQKTILSRLESGKILKINPFFLKQLAEALGKDYKELYRIVGYLENEREIKSNGRIVDLSICELPVYGKAAAGDGYINLDNIIYTKRVIANGFSKNSFLVEVAGDSMTPEINEGDFALVDPMENDYISGKVYVVTYGDETLIKKIECPAENIVVLKSYNAKYPDKYIMDEQIEGLKIEGRVLKVISEKRF
- a CDS encoding recombinase family protein, translating into MNKIAVKYTRVSTNQQDARGSKAEQDKHIEKFAEKENYLVIETFTDTDHGDKDNRIGLEDLKSYLRLNQSIKYVLVYHSDRFTREFRNGMRDLFYLEELGVTLISALEGVVKVDGTYDSLPSLVRLIGAQEDKAKIVKKVTDNMYNYAKTNRYLGGSVLPWLKVIKGDISGVRCKIMVKNEDTWRFYRKVLLDVIRYRNIAKSASVNNINAVTLASWLSMPELIGLRTFGKKGKLNKNHNKGRRKEYFTTDTPVLPALLSKEEYSKIQEVRKGNRLKSKEDIHQYIYTHITFCKCGGKFAGNAFRNKNKIYTYYKCEGCNIRYSSDHLEKIISEEILNHPHLQMINDYEFRLADIIDDITEQKKILNKKEESEKAVLSLVIEGLVSKEVAKEQLQELRKETHKIKKDIKEKEQLLSDEQKKEITEDHIEILRFFLRNITKDLIPDLREILNLLIRRIKIIDLENIEIKF
- a CDS encoding glutaredoxin family protein is translated as MIKVYGKAGCSRCKELKGILEVKGTEFQYIEDMNELRRVAIKAKIMMAPIVEYDGGLYTMEDFLKKSGL
- a CDS encoding nucleoside hydrolase; its protein translation is MKKIILDCDTGLDDAVAIINAVADKNVDLMGITTVAGNVNLKYTTRNTLDILYSIGREDIGVYMGEKKPLKKELHTAEDFHGESGIGDLILERSPVSCKNIHATEFMAKTIVENPGEIIIAAVGPLTNVASLLIKYPQIKKDIRGITVMGGSLSGGNVTSFAEFNIYADPEAAQVVFSSEVPVTMIGLDATMRAKFQKNDLDFLRGKNTKWSSMTVEVFDSMFRIRDSHGKDFVVLHDSIALIASTETELFTFENHPILISTEGEKRGETKVHKSGQRTKVAVGFDSEGFKRYMRDILGNTEG
- a CDS encoding histidine phosphatase family protein — encoded protein: MFEIYFVRHGETEWNLKGILQGSKNSHLTEKGKEQAYKLRDKLEGIHFQGIYTSPLRRAAETAEILRGHRDEPFYIVDDLKEMSFGDMEGIPKTEFKALQPEAYDNLWNDPLSYNPEPFRGERFQDVDKRIMDFMKNLVVNHPEGGKFLVVSHGMTLKMIFSHIWKHGLDKYWNDPVPENTSVTIVSYKNNEFNIEKFSDTSHLD